DNA sequence from the Cohnella herbarum genome:
CGGAGGTGTGCGATGAAAGCACTATTCATTGGAGGGACGGGAACGATTAGTTCCGCGATCACCAAACAACTATCGGAACAAGGATGCGAGCTGTATCTTCTGAATAGAGGAACTCGCAACGAGAATTTGCAGCCTAACGTTAAGGTGTTGCAAGCGGATATTAACGACGAAGATCAGGTGTCGCGACTGATTCAAGATTTGGAGTTCGACGTGGTTGCGGATTTTATCGCCTTTCATCCTGCACAGTTGGAAAGAGACTATCGTTTGTTCCAGGGGAAGACGAAGCAGTTTATGTTTATTAGCTCCGCTTCCGCCTATCAGAAGCCGTTGTCCGATTATCGGATTACGGAAAGCACGCCGCTGGCCAATCCTTATTGGGAGTACTCCAGAAACAAAATCGCGTGCGAAGAATATCTAATGAAGCAATACCGCGATCATCGTTTCCCTATTACAATCGTTAGGCCTAGCCATACTTACGATGATCGTTCCATTCCTTTAGGCGTACACGGGAGCAAGGGATCTTGGCAGGTTGCTAAGCGGATGCTGGAAAATAAACCGGTCATTATTCACGGTGATGGAACTTCCCTCTGGACGATGACGCATAATAGCGATTTTGCCCAAGGGTTTATCGGTCTGATGGGAAACATGCATGCGATCGGAGAATCCGTGCACATCACATCCGACGAATCCGTCACTTGGAACCAAATTTACGAGGCGATAGCCGACGCGCTAGGGGTCAAACTGCAAGCGGTCCATGTTTCGTCGGAGTTCCTTGCCGCGTGCAGCAAGGAGGATTACACGGGCGGATTGATCGGGGATAAGGCGAATTCGGTCGTTTTCGATAATTCCAAATTGAAGCGGCTCGTTCCCGGCTTTGTCGCAACGACTCGCTTTGATCAAGGCATTAAGCAAACGGTCGCGAATATTCTCGCGCATCCGGAGTATCAGAAGGAAGATCCGGAGTTTGACCGTTGGTGCGATAGAGTTATCGGTGCTTTGGAAGGTGCCTTAGCATCGCTTGCGGAATAGCTCGCGAGAGTAAACCCTATATCAAAGCGAAAGACGCTGTTCCATAATTGGGGACAGCGTCTTTCGCTTGTCGTGCCGTGCCGTGACGAACGCGATGGCGACCAGCTTTTAACCTCGCAGCTTCGCCAACAGGTAAAGAAAATACGGGGCGCCGATCATGGAAACGATTAGCCCCGCGGGAATATCCGTGACGCGGGACAGCGTATCGGCGACAAGCACGAGCAATGCGCCGAGCAAAGCGGAAGCCGGAAGCAGGATGTTATGCTTCGGCCCGACGATTCGCCGGGCGATATGCGGCGCTATCAAGCCGACGAAGCCGATCGATCCGCTTACCGCCACGCACGATGCGGCTAAACCGACCGCGGAGGCCAGAAAGGCAAGACGCATTCTCTTAACGGGAGCGCCGAAGCCGGTGGCCAATTGATCGCCGAGATTCAAGATGTCCAATGTTCTCGCCTTGTAGAATACATAGGGTAAAATGATGACGAGCCACGGCAAGAGAGCGAGTACGAATCTCCAATCCGCCCCCAAATACTTCCCGCCAGGAATGTAGCCAGAAACTGATAGTTATCCGAATCGAGCTGGATCGTCATTACGATCATCAAGGCGGATAAGCCCGCCGCAACCGCGATTCCCGAGAGCACTAGCCGGGTCGGCGATAATCCTTTATTTTTCTCGTAAGAGAGCAATACCAAGATCAAGGCAGCCAGAGCGGAGCCGATGAACGCGAGGCAAGGCAGAAGCCATACCGGCGCGATCGTCTTGTTCGGATAGAAGGTGATGAAGAGGACGACCATAACCCCTGCTCCCGCATTGATACCGAGAATGCCCGGCTCGGCGATCGGATTGCGCACGACCCCCTGCAACAAGCAACCGGACACCGCGAGTCCCGCGCCGACCAGCAAGGCAATCACGATCCTCGGCAAG
Encoded proteins:
- a CDS encoding SDR family oxidoreductase, encoding MKALFIGGTGTISSAITKQLSEQGCELYLLNRGTRNENLQPNVKVLQADINDEDQVSRLIQDLEFDVVADFIAFHPAQLERDYRLFQGKTKQFMFISSASAYQKPLSDYRITESTPLANPYWEYSRNKIACEEYLMKQYRDHRFPITIVRPSHTYDDRSIPLGVHGSKGSWQVAKRMLENKPVIIHGDGTSLWTMTHNSDFAQGFIGLMGNMHAIGESVHITSDESVTWNQIYEAIADALGVKLQAVHVSSEFLAACSKEDYTGGLIGDKANSVVFDNSKLKRLVPGFVATTRFDQGIKQTVANILAHPEYQKEDPEFDRWCDRVIGALEGALASLAE